One part of the Ochotona princeps isolate mOchPri1 chromosome 18, mOchPri1.hap1, whole genome shotgun sequence genome encodes these proteins:
- the LOC131482500 gene encoding zinc finger protein 334-like: protein MHPRLENTNVPSVLVSFEDVAVEFTPEEWQNMDNTQRTLYREVMLETYNNLLSVGYHMTKPTVILKLEQESAPQTVEKSVYQGLPDPYRKNELLGANQKSQEIIFRQVVITKII, encoded by the exons gtgttggtgtcatttgaagatgtggctgtggaatTTACCCCAGAGGAATGGCAGAATATGGACAATACTCAGCGGACCTTGTACagagaggtgatgcttgagacctataacaatctgctgtctgtgg GGTACCACATGACAAAGCCTACTGTGATcctcaagttggagcaagaatcagcaccaCAGACAGTGGAAAAATCTGTCTACCAGGGACTTCCAG ATCCCtacagaaagaatgagctgcttggagctaatcagaaaagtcaagaaataatcttcaggcaagttgtaATCACCAAAATTATATAA